Proteins encoded together in one Electrophorus electricus isolate fEleEle1 chromosome 9, fEleEle1.pri, whole genome shotgun sequence window:
- the dchs2 gene encoding protocadherin-23 isoform X2, translating into MEFSARALLKLFAILLQCIKLSAQVYNLSLSVEEGLPARTVVGDMKAVLPAAVPTSGFFISESRDSDVFKDLKIDGDSGIISTTAVLDRESRDKYEFSAATLAGEVIRVKIVVTDVNDNSPAFPAATAELNVSESCLPGSRFEIDGARDEDEGQYGIRGYRIMEDAMEETFKVEARSGQDNELHIDLILMRELDREMRGFYSLTIEAFDGGTPPKTGQLQVQINILDENDNQPMFNQTEYGAALLENVNLFTPVCQVYAVDPDLGSNGLVAYEINRWQSDPNEFFIVDRSAGVICVNKPLDYESQSFFELVVTAWDHGAPPKSSSTTVRIRLLDVNDNSPHINILFLSETGDPEVSEDAGCGECVARISVSNPDLWEIGEIWVSLEGGEGKFALKHTDEFVFALCVEGPLDREQKDLYELTVIASDSGFPSLRSMRTFLLRVTDMNDNHPVFEQNTYEASVPEDAPEGSSVLQVLAEDGDSGEFGTVRYSFSDGLDGEDTHPLFHIDPVTGELCVSRDVDRETGLVTFDLLVKAEDYGALKSEAYVHIDVEDVNDNAPVFNSDKYVTSISSHTQPGDEILSVIATDRDSSNCGRITYELLPGDDASLFSVDQSTGKISLSSPLSQTGRSTMKLSVSAHDGEGLAALTPADVTVAVLHTDHAPVIFLKSHYSFSAPEDTPPGTSVGTVQAVRPPNTVEALSYRISSGDPQDLFSVDAQSGVISNILTLDHESLPWVLLTIQAHMGPAPIYSSTYVNITITDTNDNPPVFTKTSDSITIYRNTPPGTTFFIAHAHDRDSGSNGRIRYALRPESHRFVMHPILGTLTLNSEVWRDAVERYELTVVAEDEGTPSLSSSLGLVVELEDPAPADAALAFETLFYQVEIGESSQSDTRVIQVRAHVTRSLPGSGLATSAPVLTYTLEPLSGPPPFFLQPDSGWLFVARSLDYESEPSYRFGVRATVRDGYVELTATASVVIIVRDENDNAPVFGRGRYFFSVPEGPNPHGLIGTVKARDRDSWKNGQLSYILLSDGKHFRINSQTGELINWMALDREKQCHHTLRVMVTDHGQPRLNASTTVHILVTDVNDNAPQFTNLPASKELRLQVWAGLPVGSVVTSMFAKDPDAGENGTFTFYLTSGNRKGHFEIDRHSGDIKVTARFRPNPQTSYTLTVVAMDNGPKPLQQTALVHMQVYGSPKENGHRDLPGLSRFTVKENTRLGTIIGCLRFSGGSSKQLHYSAVEGNGSLHFGVDKVSGDLYVTQPLDYEATQGYFLAIQTEAPPTIKATVLVAVDIEDVNDHTPWFPGDDSVVVFGVQEDTDVGTAVYAFKALDGDGTLRHSAVRYTMTYDLESDMEDLPFSIDPHTGVVTTTAQLDREHSHSIAFTITASNQPEGPNENRHTSVTAQAFLLDVNDNSPAFVSMDTVHVAEDTEVGSLLHHLLATDEDEGTNSHVTYSLIGGNEDGHFHLERTGHLYLNSSLDYESQHAFSLTVRASDSGLPPLSSTCTLTVVVVDVNDEAPVFEPHFYVASVVENQPAGQPVVTVHALDLDSEENAVLSYSILPGPGYEFFTIDSHTGLISTSSQLDRELQHSFTLRVQAEDGGTHPLSSTVTVLCSVLDDNDNPPEFSQPTLHITIPENLPPGVIHTTHASDPDCGINGTVKYSIQNADDDFSIDAATGAISSTRVLDREERSNYALLITASDQGPYPLSASLLFFVSLSDENDNSPTFGSRSYHVSASEGLPVGSEILQLGAQDPDEGPNGEVTFSLAEETSGTFAVDFSTGIVRLTKPLDRETCSQHTFRAVATDSCSQGPRSSVVAVAVHVDDVNDNPPTCATEPVWVSVAAGDARPGRPITTVTADDPDQGENGTMQFGLVEEDALFQVNRSSGEVVVKAPLGEGVSRTWLLSVWVADQGTPALTSTCLLLVQLNGEEPPLRFTEQIYEVTIPENIETGSWVANVVAHEQTAPGNMMKYSMFSDPESKSRAFSIDPDSGDITVQEQSLLDFEMEHKVNLVVVAENDRHSAYARVIVTLQDVNDNAPVFKQSYYRTAVWEEQIHNTYVMQVLAMDSDSGLNGQIDYLIVNGNRGDAFIIDSVRGILATNAVLDREITDSYKLILEARDKGSPPLTGTCTVRVQVINVNDNSPTIPPMEPLVVTENLPAGHIIGQVIANDVDLSSTITYSLSAKGEANGSFAIDRYSGIITLARSLDYEEQVLHTLKVVASDSIHQTEAQITIQVLDVNDNAPKFSQEFYQVFLPELMSADSFVVAVTATDKDSGLNGKISYRLLSSPLNGFYINAENGSIYTNKPLRYVSSSNVVRILTEARDGGDPTLFSVASLDIQVLDSNDHAPFFQNHSYKVSVCEDAPAGNVLLSLLSEDLDYSDENTHLDYVITGGNEERHFCIEMVNVPKGAQQSTVGNVVLCNMLDRETTETYSLTVTVMDRGTPPLNSSTIVSVTVLDINDHEPVFSSSEYYAHVTENSPPATAVVQVFAHDPDLGPNGTVRYDVISGNSKGLFRLNSHTGALEVNGTLDFEEDSRHTLTVQASDGGGPGNRQVSFAVIYIAVLDENDNSPFFLFSAINCSVAENLPVFTPVCVIHAVDHDAGGFGLLTYSILTSCFMEYGTDNPDGKEAFAVDALTGDIHTRQTFDYEKQSEYCFVVEARDKGDRTATARVQIAIDGTDEFSPVFTQNTYRFVLSDNARLGQSVGDVMAMDHDGGLDGIVEYSLVRPSPFFNVNKTSGSVYISNPVYRKAGASSKDDVAKVMVLASSPKPDSRSTTCLVLVNISQSTEALTGVALSVRTVKLGVSLTVFLLLLISFISLVVRYKTNENAHKKSASLAADPRHGTETSGILRRDPQNSVAGLKHTTLNMQTKRKFLIPLRNSGASGRGSAEGETAEDQDIKMISEYQCLKQLVVPHLDSGIPMEDQLSCCPASLGTGKMAIMSSVESLHNFKEEGGGEGMLTQAVSMRELDGVMRDRVSFPNHQDFSEGSLTSLISSEGKLYGTYGWDHLKWESHFHPQPSVFSDLDMIHGKGSEEAVQSEFHSLLPQRTASQGRRPSYSKYTYSLLGRNVRQTSSAMTSSVSPSLSLLTLRTPNASPVVSETGLGSFRKMTPLSTDVLENAEVKA; encoded by the exons ATGGAATTCTCTGCAAGAGCTCTGTTAAAACTTTTCGCCATTTTATTACAGTGCATAAAGTTGTCGGCGCAGGTGTATAACCTCAGTCTTTCCGTTGAGGAAGGCTTACCTGCGAGGACGGTAGTCGGAGACATGAAAGCTGTATTACCGGCCGCTGTGCCGACTAGCGGATTTTTTATATCCGAGAGCAGAGACTCTGATGTTTTCAAAGACCTAAAAATAGACGGAGACTCCGGTATCATCTCCACCACGGCTGTGCTGGACCGGGAGAGCAGAGACAAGTACGAGTTTTCCGCTGCCACGTTGGCTGGAGAGGTAATCAGAGTTAAAATTGTGGTCACGGATGTGAACGACAATTCTCCTGCATTCCCGGCTGCGACTGCGGAACTGAACGTCTCAGAGTCATGTCTTCCCGGATCGCGCTTTGAAATCGACGGCGCCCGAGACGAGGATGAGGGTCAGTATGGGATTCGAGGTTACAGAATTATGGAAGATGCAATGGAGGAAACGTTCAAAGTGGAGGCTAGGAGCGGGCAAGACAATGAGCTCCACATAGACCTGATTCTCATGAGAGAATTGGACAGAGAAATGCGAGGTTTCTACAGCCTAACCATTGAAGCTTTTGATGGAGGTACTCCACCAAAAACTGGCCAGTTGCAGGTACAGATTAATATTTTGGATGAAAATGACAACCAGCCTATGTTCAATCAAACTGAATACGGAGCGGCATTACTGGAGAACGTGAATCTTTTTACACCCGTGTGCCAGGTGTACGCTGTAGACCCAGACCTCGGCAGTAACGGCCTGGTCGCTTACGAGATTAATCGGTGGCAGAGTGACCCGAATGAGTTCTTCATCGTTGACAGAAGTGCAGGTGTCATTTGCGTGAACAAGCCTCTGGACTATGAAAGCCAGTCGTTTTTCGAGCTTGTCGTAACTGCATGGGACCATGGGGCTCCTCCAAAGTCCAGCAGCACGACTGTGAGAATCAGACTTCTGGATGTCAACGATAACAGCCCACATATTAATATTCTGTTTCTGAGTGAAACAGGGGATCCAGAGGTATCGGAGGACGCTGGCTGTGGGGAGTGTGTTGCCAGGATCTCTGTCTCGAACCCGGATCTGTGGGAGATTGGTGAGATCTGGGTGTCCCTTGAAGGTGGAGAGGGGAAGTTTGCCCTGAAGCACACAGATGAATTTGTGTTTGCTCTCTGTGTGGAAGGACCACTGGACAGGGAGCAGAAGGATCTTTACGAGCTCACAGTGATCGCCTCTGACTCTGGCTTTCCGTCCCTGAGAAGCATGCGGACGTTTCTCCTACGGGTCACCGACATGAATGACAACCATCCGGTCTTCGAGCAGAACACCTACGAGGCCAGTGTTCCAGAAGACGCCCCTGAAGGGAGCTCCGTCCTGCAG GTCCTTGCAGAGgatggtgacagtggtgagTTTGGAACAGTGCGCTACTCCTTTTCTGACGGGCTTGATGGTGAAGACACACATCCTCTCTTCCACATTGATCCTGTTACTGGGGAACTCTGCGTATCTCGGGACGTTGACCGCGAAACAGGCcttgtgacctttgaccttctgGTAAAAGCTGAAGATTAT GGAGCCCTCAAGTCCGAGGCATATGTGCACATTGATGTGGAGGACGTGAATGACAACGCTCCGGTGTTTAACTCTGACAAGTATGTCACAAGCATAAGCAGCCATACTCAGCCTGGAGATGAGATCCTCAGTGTGATTGCTACTGACCGGGACTCGAGCAACTGTGGACGAATCACGTACGAGCTTTTGCCTGGAGACGAtgcctctcttttctctgtggaCCAATCAACAG gcaaaatctctctgtcctctccgcTCTCCCAGACGGGAAGAAGCACAATGAAGCTCTCAGTCTCTGCCCACGATGGAGAGGGATTGGCTGCCCTGACGCCTGCTGACGTCACCGTCGCCGTCCTGCACACTGACCATGCCCCTGTAATCTTCCTGAAGTCCCATTACAGCTTCAGCGCTCCAGAGGACACGCCCCCCGGCACCTCTGTGGGAACTGTGCAGGCTGTTAGACCGCCCA ATACAGTGGAAGCACTTTCGTATCGAATCTCCTCAGGTGACCCGCAGGATTTGTTCTCTGTAGATGCCCAGTCAGGTGTCATCTCTAACATCCTGACTCTGGACCACGAGTCCCTGCCCTGGGTCCTGCTCACCATCCAAGCACACATGGGCCCTGCACCTATCTATAGCAGCACCTACGTCAATATCACCATCACCGACACCAACGACAACCCGCCCGTCTTCACGAAGACGTCCGACAGCATCACCATATACCGTAATACTCCACCCGGGACAACGTTCTTCATCGCACACGCTCACGACCGAGACAGCGGCAGCAACGGGCGGATCCGTTACGCTCTCCGTCCCGAGAGCCATCGGTTCGTGATGCACCCCATCCTCGGGACGCTCACGCTAAACAGTGAAGTCTGGAGAGACGCCGTGGAGAGATACGAGCTCACCGTGGTGGCTGAGGATGAGGGCACTCCTTCGCTGAGCTCCTCCCTGGGCCTTGTGGTGGAGCTCGAGGACCCAGCTCCAGCAGATGCCGCTCTTGCCTTTGAGACTCTGTTCTACCAAGTGGAGATCGGGGAGAGTTCCCAGAGTGACACCCGTGTGATCCAAGTGCGTGCCCATGTGACCAGGAGCTTGCCTGGGTCTGGTTTGGCCACGTCAGCCCCGGTACTCACCTACACCCTAGAACCTCTCTCCGGTCCACCACCTTTCTTTCTCCAGCCAGACAGCGGCTGGCTCTTCGTGGCTCGGAGTCTCGACTACGAGTCAGAGCCCTCATACAGGTTCGGCGTTCGGGCCACGGTTAGGGATGGGTACGTGGAACTGACCGCCACGGCATCTGTGGTCATCATCGTGCGGGATGAGAACGACAACGCGCCTGTGTTCGGGAGAGGGAGGTACTTTTTCAGTGTGCCAGAGGGGCCCAACCCCCACGGTCTGATCGGAACCGTGAAAGCTAGAGACAGAGACTCATGGAAAAATGGACAGCTGTCCTACATCCTGCTGTCTGACGGGAAACACTTCCGCATCAACTCCCAAACAG GAGAGCTCATAAACTGGATGGCCCTGGACCGGGAGAAGCAGTGCCATCACACACTGAGAGTTATGGTGACTGACCACGGCCAACCCCGCCTCAATGCCAGCACTACAGTCCACATACTGGTGACCGACGTCAATGACAACGCACCTCAGTTCACCAACCTTCCAGCCAGCAAGGAGCTGAGACTCCAG GTGTGGGCAGGACTTCCCGTGGGTTCTGTGGTGACCAGCATGTTTGCAAAGGACCCAGATGCAGGGGAGAATGGAACATTCACATTCTATCTCACATCAG GTAATAGAAAGGGTCATTTTGAGATAGATAGGCACAGTGGGGATATCAAGGTAACAGCACGATTTCGCCCAAATCCCCAAACCAGCTATACCCTCACTGTGGTTGCCATGGACAACGGACCCAAACCCCTGCAGCAGACAGCACTTGTACACATGCAG GTCTATGGTTCACCAAAAGAAAATGGCCACCGTGACCTTCCTGGCCTCAGTCGTTTCACTGTGAAAGAGAACACCAGGCTGGGAACCATCATTGGGTGTCTCAGATTTTCTGGGGGATCCAGTAAGCAGTTGCACTACTCTGCTGTTGAGGGGAATGGGAGCTTGCACTTTGGTGTTGACAAAGTCAGTGGTGACCTCTATGTGACACAGCCTCTCGACTATGAGGCTACACAGGGATACTTTCTGGCTATACAGACCGAGGCTCCTCCTACAATCAAGGCCACCGTTCTAGTGGCTGTTGATATTGAAGATGTCAATGACCACACCCCCTGGTTCCCTGGTGACGACAGTGTCGTCGTGTTTGGTGTTCAGGAGGACACAGATGTGGGAACAGCAGTGTATGCTTTTAAAGCTCTTGATGGTGATGGTACTCTTCGTCACAGTGCAGTACGTTACACAATGACCTATGACCTTGAGTCTGATATGGAGGACCTGCCATTCTCTATTGACCCTCACACTGGGGTTGTCACGACAACTGCACAGTTGGATCGAGAGCACTCCCACAGCATTGCATTCACCATCACCGCTAGCAACCAACCCGAGGGGCcaaatgaaaacagacacaCCTCTGTAACGGCTCAGGCATTCCTATTGGACGTCAACGACAACAGCCCTGCTTTTGTTTCCATGGACACAGTTCATGTGGCAGAGGACACGGAGGTGGGAAGCCTCCTTCATCACTTGCTGGCCACCGATGAGGATGAGGGAACAAACAGTCATGTGACCTACAGTCTGATTGGTGGAAACGAAGATGGACACTTCCACTTGGAGAGAACAG GTCACTTGTATCTGAACTCTTCTCTGGACTACGAATCCCAGCATGCCTTTTCCCTCACAGTGCGAGCCTCGGACAGCGGCCTGCCACCTCTGTCCAGCACCTGTACTCtgactgtggtggtggtggatgTAAACGACGAGGCTCCGGTCTTTGAACCGCACTTTTACGTTGCCAGTGTGGTGGAAAATCAACCTGCAGGGCAGCCTGTGGTTACCGTGCACGCACTTGACCTGGACTCAG AGGAGAATGCTGTGTTGAGCTACAGTATCCTGCCAGGACCTGGTTATGAGTTCTTCACCATAGACTCACACACTGGACTGATCAGCACATCCAGCCAGCTGGACAGGGAGCTCCAGCACAGTTTCACCCTCAGAG TTCAGGCAGAAGACGGTGGAACACATCCTCTCTCCAGCACCGTGACCGTCCTTTGCTCTGTGCTCGATGACAACGACAACCCCCCCGAGTTCTCCCAACCAACCCTCCACATCACCATCCCAGAGAACCTCCCTCCAGGGGTCATTCACACCACCCACGCCTCTGACCCAGACTGTGGGATCAACGGGACCGTGAAGTACTCTATACAGA ATGCAGACGACGATTTCTCCATTGACGCAGCGACCGGAGCCATCAGCAGTACTAGAGTTCTGGACAGGGAGGAGCGTTCCAACTACGCGCTGCTCATCACAGCCAGCGACCAGGGCCCCTATCCTCTCTCCGCCAGCCTTCtcttctttgtgtctctgtctgatGAGAACGACAACAGCCCCACGTTTGGCAGTAGGAGCTACCACGTCTCCGCCAGTGAGGGGCTCCCCGTCGGCTCCGAGATCCTCCAGCTCGGCGCGCAGGACCCAGATGAGGGCCCCAACGGCGAGGTCACCTTCTCGCTGGCTGAAGAGACTTCCGGAACCTTTGCTGTGGACTTCTCGACAGGCATAGTGCGCCTGACGAAACCGCTGGACCGGGAGACATGCTCTCAGCACACCTTCCGCGCCGTAGCAACCGACAGCTGCAGCCAGGGTCCTCGCAGCTCAGTTGTCGCGGTCGCCGTTCATGTGGATGACGTAAACGACAACCCGCCCACATGCGCCACGGAGCCCGTCTGGGTGTCTGTCGCGGCAGGTGATGCTCGCCCCGGGCGGCCCATCACCACGGTAACAGCCGATGACCCAGACCAGGGAGAAAATGGGACCATGCAGTTCGGCTTGGTGGAGGAAGACGCGCTGTTCCAGGTCAACCGGTCCTCCGGGGAGGTGGTCGTCAAGGCCCCGCTGGGTGAGGGTGTATCTAGGACCTGGCTGCTGTCAGTGTGGGTTGCGGACCAGGGCACGCCTGCTCTCACCTCTACCTGCCTGCTGCTTGTTCAGCTCAACGGGGAAGAGCCTCCACTAAGGTTCACTGAGCAGATCTATGAAGTCACCATACCTGAAAACATCGAGACAG GCTCCTGGGTGGCAAATGTGGTGGCCCATGAGCAGACTGCACCTGGGAACATGATGAAGTACAGCATGTTCAGCGACCCTGAGAGCAAGAGCAGAGCTTTCAGCATTGATCCCGACTCAG GTGATATAACAGTTCAAGAGCAGAGTCTGCTTGACTTCGAAATGGAGCACAAGGTTAATTTGGTGGTGGTGGCAGAAAATGACCGCCATTCAGCCTACGCCAGAGTGATCGTCACTCTGCAGGATGTGAACGACAACGCTCCAGTGTTTAAGCAGAGTTACTACAGGACTGCAGTGTGGGAGGAGCAGATTCACAACACTTACGTCATGCAG GTGTTGGCAATGGATTCTGACAGTGGGTTGAATGGGCAGATAGACTACCTAATTGTGAATGGGAACCGTGGCGACGCCTTCATCATTGACTCAGTTCGTGGGATACTGGCCACCAATGCAGTCCTTGATCGAGAGATCACTGACTCTTACAA GTTAATTCTTGAAGCTAGAGACAAGGGGAGCCCCCCTCTCACGGGCACCTGCACTGTTCGGGTGCAGGTTATTAACGTCAACGACAACAGTCCAACAATACCACCAATGGAACCTCTGGTGGTCACAGAGA ATCTTCCTGCTGGCCACATTATTGGCCAGGTCATTGCCAATGATGTGGACCTCAGTTCGACGATCACCTACAGCTTATCAGCAAAAGGAGAAGCAAATGGAAGCTTTGCCATTGACCGTTACTCTGGGATCATCACCTTAGCCAGGAGTTTAGACTATGAAGAGCAAGTTCTGCATACACTGAAAGTAGTAGCTTCGGACTCTATCCACCAGACTGAGGCACAGATTACTATTCAAGTGCTAGACGTGAATGATAACGCACCAAAGTTCTCTCAGGAGTTCTACCAG GTCTTCTTGCCTGAGTTGATGTCAGCAGATTCATTTGTTGTGGCAGTAACGGCAACAGACAAAGACTCTGGTTTGAATGGCAAGATTTCTTACAGACTTCTCTCTTCCCCATTGAATGGGTTTTACATCAATGCAGAAAATG GTTCTATATACACCAACAAGCCTCTGAGGTATGTGTCTAGCAGTAACGTGGTCCGGATTCTTACAGAAGCTCGGGACGGTGGTGACCCTACCCTCTTTAGTGTCGCGTCCTTGGACATACAGGTGTTAGATTCCAACGACCATGCACCTTTCTTCCAAAACCACAGCTACAAGGTGAGTGTTTGCGAGGACGCACCTGCGGGGAATGTACTCCTCAGCCTGCTTTCTGAAGACCTGGACTACTCAGATGAAAACACTCACTTAGACTATGTGATCACTGGGGGTAATGAGGAGAGGCACTTCTGCATTGAGATGGTAAATGTGCCAAAAGGTGCCCAGCAAAGTactgtgggtaatgtagtgctCTGTAACATGCTGGACAGAGAAACAACGGAAACATACTCACTGACCGTTACTGTGATGGACAGAGGAACGCCTCCACTCAACAGTTCAACAATAGTGTCCGTCACTGTGCTGGACATCAACGACCACGAACCTGTTTTCAGCAGCTCAGAGTACTATGCGCATGTCACTGAGAACAGCCCACCAGCAactgctgtggtccaggtgttTGCTCATGACCCCGACCTTGGACCAAATGGCACAGTAAGATATGATGTCATCTCTGGCAACAGTAAGGGTCTGTTTAGATTGAACTCTCATACTGGCGCTCTAGAAGTCAATGGCACTCTGGATTTTGAAGAAGATTCCAGACACACCTTAACTGTCCAAGCCTCGGATGGCGGTGGTCCAGGTAACAGGCAGGTATCTTTTGCTGTGATTTACATCGCAGTGCTGGATGAGAATGATAATTCCCCCTTCTTCTTGTTTTCTGCCATCAACTGCTCAGTGGCAGAAAACCTGCCCGTTTTTACCCCAGTATGTGTGATCCACGCTGTTGATCATGACGCAGGGGGCTTTGGACTCCTGACATACTCGATCTTGACCTCCTGTTTCATGGAATATGGAACTGACAACCCAGACGGGAAAGAGGCTTTTGCCGTTGACGCTCTAACTGGAGACATCCATACTAGACAGACATTTGATTACGAGAAGCAGAGTGAATACTGTTTTGTGGTTGAGGCTCGAGATAAGGGGGATCGAACAGCTACAGCGAGGGTTCAGATAGCCATCGATGGCACAGATGAGTTTAGTCCTGTGTTCACCCAGAATACCTACCGTTTCGTTCTATCGGACAATGCGAGACTGGGGCAAAGTGTGGGTGACGTTATGGCTATGGACCACGATGGGGGTCTGGATGGCATTGTGGAGTACTCTTTGGTTAGGCCATCCCCCTTTTTTAACGTAAACAAAACGTCAGGAAGCGTCTATATCTCAAATCCAGTGTATCGAAAAGCAGGCGCTTCCTCAAAAGATGATGTGGCAAAAGTGATGGTTCTGGCAAGCAGTCCAAAGCCCGATTCCAGATCGACGACCTGTCTTGTTCTTGTGAACATATCTCAGTCCACAGAAGCTTTGACCGGTGTTGCTCTCAGTGTTCGGACTGTCAAACTCGGTGTCTCGTTAACAGTGTTCCTTCTGCTTTTGATAAGCTTCATTAGTCTAGTAGTGAGGTATAAGACAAACGAAAATGCCCATAAGAAGTCAGCTTCCTTAGCTGCAGATCCTCGCCATGGGACTGAAACTTCTGGAATATTGCGAAGAGATCCTCAAAATAGTGTTGCTGGCCTGAAACATACCACAttgaacatgcaaacaaaaaggaAGTTCCTCATCCCTTTGAGGAACTCTGGCGCAAGCGGACGAGGCTCTGCAGAGGGTGAAACTGCTGAAGATCAAGATATTAAGATGATCTCTGAATACCAGTGTCTTAAGCAGCTTGTGGTTCCACATCTAGACTCAGGGATTCCGATGGAAGACCAGTTATCCTGCTGTCCAGCTAGTTTGGGCACAGGCAAAATGGCAATAATGTCGAGTGTTGAGAGTCTTCATAATTTCAAGGAAGAAGGAGGTGGTGAAGGGATGCTAACTCAAGCGGTCAGCATGAGGGAGTTGGACGGGGTCATGAGAGATCGTGTGTCATTTCCTAACCACCAGGATTTTAGTGAGGGATCTCTCACCAGTCTTATTTCCTCAGAAGGGAAATTGTATGGCACCTATGGCTGGGACCACCTGAAATGGGAATCTCATTTCCACCCCCAGCCATCTGTCTTCTCAGACCTTGACATGATCCATGGCAAAGGCAGTGAAGAAGCCGTGCAATCAGAGTTCCACAGTCTCCTGCCCCAGAGAACAGCGTCCCAAGGTAGAAGGCCCTCATACTCCAAGTACACATACTCTCTTTTGGGAAGGAACGTAAGACAAACGTCTTCTGCCATGACCTCCAGcgtatctccctctctctcacttctgaCTCTGAGGACGCCAAATGCTTCTCCCGTGGTATCAGAGACCGGACTGGGTAGCTTTAGAAAAATGACCCCCTTGTCAACAGATGTCTTGGAGAATGCAGAGGTAAAGGCATGA